A single region of the Carassius gibelio isolate Cgi1373 ecotype wild population from Czech Republic chromosome A14, carGib1.2-hapl.c, whole genome shotgun sequence genome encodes:
- the LOC128027114 gene encoding START domain-containing protein 10, whose protein sequence is MPVQIPDDTDFLSFRDQCESQDGWVARYNKGVVTVWCRDEECKTVQKLKMRIVCKDVTAETLYDVLHDTSYRKKWDTNMIDTFDIGRLTVNADVGYYSWKCPSPLKNRDFVTMRSWLPLGNDYLIINYSVKHPGYPPKKDYVRAVSLLTGYLIQSNGANCCTLYYLTQVDPRGSLPKWVVNRASQFVAPKAMKKIYKACLKYPEWKRKHEPNLKPWRYPEQNTLPSISVADLTVQRADSLENIDESSASEEKAQHHSDDDET, encoded by the exons ATGCCAGTGCAGATACCGGACGACACCGATTTCTTATCTTTCCGAGATCAATGTGAAAGTCAGGATGGCTGGGTCGCCCGTTATAATAAAGGAGTAGTGACGGTTTGGTGTCGAGACGAGGAGTGCAAAACTGTGCAGAAACTCAAG ATGCGAATCGTGTGCAAGGACGTGACAGCAGAGACCCTCTACGACGTCTTGCACGACACGAGCTACCGGAAAAAATGGGACACCAACATGATCGACACTTTCGATATTGGACGGCTGACAGTTAATGCAGATGTGGGATATTATTCCT GGAAATGTCCAAGTCCATTGAAGAACAGAGACTTTGTCACCATGCGGTCATGGCTTCCTCTTGGCAATGACTATCTGATAATCAACTACTCGGTCAAACACCCG GGATACCCACCAAAGAAGGATTATGTCAGAGCTGTGTCTTTACTCACTGGGTACTTGATCCAATCCAACGGAGCGAACTGCTGCACTCTTTATTACTTGACGCAAGTGGATCCACGAG GGTCTTTACCCAAGTGGGTAGTAAACAGGGCCTCACAGTTTGTGGCACCAAAG GCTATGAAAAAGATTTATAAAGCCTGCCTAAAGTACCCGGAGTGGAAGCGGAAGCACGAGCCCAATCTGAAGCCGTGGAGGTACCCGGAGCAGAACACACTACCCAGCATCAGTGTAGCCGACCTGACAGTGCAGAGAGCAGATTCCCTGGAGAACATCGACGAGAGCAGTGCGAGCGAGGAGAAAGCCCAGCACCACAGCGATGATGACGAGACCTAA
- the LOC128027319 gene encoding transforming growth factor-beta-induced protein ig-h3-like isoform X2: protein MKRLTCWFALAVTLIATGFAVKTPYQAVLQHSRIRGRPHGPNVCAMQNIQGSDKKYFTNCKQWYHRKICGKPTVVSYECCPGYEKVIGEKGCPAALPLVNIYKTLGVVGASTTKMYSERANLQEEIEGPGSFTFFAPSNEAWAALPMEILDALVSNVNIELLNALHYHMINKRLTSDDLKHGTSFPSMYQDLDVHIHHYSNGIVTVNCARLVKTDQHATNGIVHVVDRVITAITNNVNSLIDTDDDLDTLRTAVAAAGLTNLLENEGSYTIFAPTNEAFEKIPPETLTRILGDPLALKDLLNYHIVKNLHCSESIVAGTPLETLQGTVLEVGCDGEEMTINGKAIVAQRDKLGTNGVIHYVNELLIPDSAKTLLELAEGSVVTTASKLFKDAGLTDHLIGSEAVTLLAPLNDAFKDKSLAMTPDMKKLLRNHILKEKFSSKSLYHGQELETLGGVKLRVFVFRNNLCIENACIAAHDKNGRFANMFIIDKLLTPPMGTVMDVLKADDRFSTLVGNIQRAGLTELLNKKGSYTFFAPTNAAFSAMPPADLNRLMRDPKELANLLKYHIGEDFLVSGAVTSHTRVTPLTGDKLELGTRNSTIYVNRVPVVEADLMATNGVVHAVGVIVKPLPPKILSDQAEGSTIRRTSAVWAGSQVIKNDLFQKVLRSQSSRTMSRVQ, encoded by the exons ATGAAGCGCTTAACTTGTTGGTTTGCTCTGGCTGTCACCCTAATCGCGACAGGTTTCGCCGTGAAGACCCCGTATCAAGCGGTTCTTCAGCACAGCAGGATACGAGGAAGACCTCATGG CCCCAATGTTTGTGCTATGCAGAATATTCAAGGATCGGATAAGAAGTACTTCACCAACTGCAAGCAATGGTATCACCGCAAAATATGTGGCAAACCAAC GGTGGTCAGCTATGAGTGCTGTCCTGGTTATGAGAAGGTGATTGGAGAAAAAGGCTGTCCAGCAG CTTTACCTCTGGTGAACATCTATAAAACCCTGGGTGTGGTTGGAGCCAGTACTACCAAGATGTACTCTGAAAGAGCCAATTTGCAGGAGGAGATCGAAGGTCCCGGCAGCTTCACATTCTTTGCTCCAAGCAATGAGGCTTGGGCTGCACTTCCCATG GAAATTCTTGATGCCCTGGTGAGCAACGTCAACATTGAACTCCTCAACGCTCTGCACTATCACATGATCAACAAACGCTTGACGTCTGACGATCTTAAGCATGGCACGTCGTTCCCCTCCATGTACCAGGACTTGGATGTTCACATCCACCATTATTCTAATGGA ATTGTGACGGTGAACTGTGCAAGGCTTGTGAAGACAGACCAGCATGCCACCAATGGAATTGTGCATGTTGTTGACAGAGTCATAACAGCCATTACCAATAATGTCAACTCTTTGATTGACACCGATGATGACCTGGACACTCTGCGG ACGGCAGTTGCTGCAGCTGGTCTCACCAATCTTTTGGAGAATGAGGGTTCCTACACTATCTTTGCTCCAACCAATGAAGCCTTTGAGAAGATTCCTCCAGAAACACTGACCAGAATTTTGGGAGACCCGCTTGCTCTCAAAG ATCTGCTGAATTACCACATTGTTAAGAACTTGCACTGCTCTGAGTCCATTGTGGCTGGAACACCTCTGGAGACCCTGCAGGGAACAGTGCTCGAAGTCGGCTGCGACGGCGAAGAGATGACCATCAACGGCAAAGCCATCGTCGCGCAGAGAGATAAGCTTGGGACCAATGGAGTCATTCACTATGTCAATGAACTCCTCATACCTGACTCAG CCAAGACCCTCCTGGAGCTTGCAGAGGGATCAGTTGTTACGACAGCCTCCaagctttttaaagatgctggTCTTACTGATCATCTCATTGGCTCCGAGGCTGTGACTTTATTAGCTCCGCTGAACGATGCTTTTAAAG ACAAGAGTTTGGCCATGACACCCGACATGAAGAAACTGCTGAGAAACCACATTCTCAAGGAGAAGTTTTCCTCCAAGAGCCTTTACCATGGACAAGAGCTGGAGACCCTTGGTGGAGTAAAACTTCGAGTGTTTGTGTTCAGAAAT AACCTGTGCATTGAGAATGCCTGCATTGCTGCACACGACAAAAATGGCCGCTTTGCAAATATGTTCATCATTGACAAGCTCTTGACACCCCCCATGGGAACCGTCATGGACGTCCTGAAGGCTGATGATCGCTTCAG cactttggttggCAACATTCAGAGAGCAGGCCTGACCGAGCTCCTGAACAAAAAAGGGAGCTACACCTTCTTCGCCCCCACCAATGCTGCCTTCAGTGCAATGCCCCCCGCCGACCTCAACAGACTCATGA GAGACCCCAAGGAGCTGGCAAACCTTCTCAAATACCACATTGGTGAAGATTTCCTGGTCAGCGGCGCTGTGACCTCACATACCAGAGTGACGCCCCTGACAGGAGATAAACTGGAGCTAGGCACT CGTAACTCCACTATATACGTGAACAGGGTGCCAGTTGTCGAGGCTGATCTGATGGCTACCAATGGAGTTGTTCATGCTGTTGGTGTAATCGTAAAACCACTGC CTCCTAAAATTCTGAGTGATCAGGCTGAAGGCTCAACAATCAGACGCACCTCTGCTGTGTGG gcTGGGTCTCAGGTAATAAAAAATG ATCTCTTCCAGAAGGTCCTGAGAAGCCAGAGCAGCAGAACAATGTCTCGTGTCCAGTAA
- the LOC128027319 gene encoding transforming growth factor-beta-induced protein ig-h3-like isoform X1 has protein sequence MKRLTCWFALAVTLIATGFAVKTPYQAVLQHSRIRGRPHGPNVCAMQNIQGSDKKYFTNCKQWYHRKICGKPTVVSYECCPGYEKVIGEKGCPAALPLVNIYKTLGVVGASTTKMYSERANLQEEIEGPGSFTFFAPSNEAWAALPMEILDALVSNVNIELLNALHYHMINKRLTSDDLKHGTSFPSMYQDLDVHIHHYSNGIVTVNCARLVKTDQHATNGIVHVVDRVITAITNNVNSLIDTDDDLDTLRTAVAAAGLTNLLENEGSYTIFAPTNEAFEKIPPETLTRILGDPLALKDLLNYHIVKNLHCSESIVAGTPLETLQGTVLEVGCDGEEMTINGKAIVAQRDKLGTNGVIHYVNELLIPDSAKTLLELAEGSVVTTASKLFKDAGLTDHLIGSEAVTLLAPLNDAFKDKSLAMTPDMKKLLRNHILKEKFSSKSLYHGQELETLGGVKLRVFVFRNNLCIENACIAAHDKNGRFANMFIIDKLLTPPMGTVMDVLKADDRFSTLVGNIQRAGLTELLNKKGSYTFFAPTNAAFSAMPPADLNRLMRDPKELANLLKYHIGEDFLVSGAVTSHTRVTPLTGDKLELGTRNSTIYVNRVPVVEADLMATNGVVHAVGVIVKPLPPKILSDQAEGSTIRRTSAVWAGSQVIKNEDLFQKVLRSQSSRTMSRVQ, from the exons ATGAAGCGCTTAACTTGTTGGTTTGCTCTGGCTGTCACCCTAATCGCGACAGGTTTCGCCGTGAAGACCCCGTATCAAGCGGTTCTTCAGCACAGCAGGATACGAGGAAGACCTCATGG CCCCAATGTTTGTGCTATGCAGAATATTCAAGGATCGGATAAGAAGTACTTCACCAACTGCAAGCAATGGTATCACCGCAAAATATGTGGCAAACCAAC GGTGGTCAGCTATGAGTGCTGTCCTGGTTATGAGAAGGTGATTGGAGAAAAAGGCTGTCCAGCAG CTTTACCTCTGGTGAACATCTATAAAACCCTGGGTGTGGTTGGAGCCAGTACTACCAAGATGTACTCTGAAAGAGCCAATTTGCAGGAGGAGATCGAAGGTCCCGGCAGCTTCACATTCTTTGCTCCAAGCAATGAGGCTTGGGCTGCACTTCCCATG GAAATTCTTGATGCCCTGGTGAGCAACGTCAACATTGAACTCCTCAACGCTCTGCACTATCACATGATCAACAAACGCTTGACGTCTGACGATCTTAAGCATGGCACGTCGTTCCCCTCCATGTACCAGGACTTGGATGTTCACATCCACCATTATTCTAATGGA ATTGTGACGGTGAACTGTGCAAGGCTTGTGAAGACAGACCAGCATGCCACCAATGGAATTGTGCATGTTGTTGACAGAGTCATAACAGCCATTACCAATAATGTCAACTCTTTGATTGACACCGATGATGACCTGGACACTCTGCGG ACGGCAGTTGCTGCAGCTGGTCTCACCAATCTTTTGGAGAATGAGGGTTCCTACACTATCTTTGCTCCAACCAATGAAGCCTTTGAGAAGATTCCTCCAGAAACACTGACCAGAATTTTGGGAGACCCGCTTGCTCTCAAAG ATCTGCTGAATTACCACATTGTTAAGAACTTGCACTGCTCTGAGTCCATTGTGGCTGGAACACCTCTGGAGACCCTGCAGGGAACAGTGCTCGAAGTCGGCTGCGACGGCGAAGAGATGACCATCAACGGCAAAGCCATCGTCGCGCAGAGAGATAAGCTTGGGACCAATGGAGTCATTCACTATGTCAATGAACTCCTCATACCTGACTCAG CCAAGACCCTCCTGGAGCTTGCAGAGGGATCAGTTGTTACGACAGCCTCCaagctttttaaagatgctggTCTTACTGATCATCTCATTGGCTCCGAGGCTGTGACTTTATTAGCTCCGCTGAACGATGCTTTTAAAG ACAAGAGTTTGGCCATGACACCCGACATGAAGAAACTGCTGAGAAACCACATTCTCAAGGAGAAGTTTTCCTCCAAGAGCCTTTACCATGGACAAGAGCTGGAGACCCTTGGTGGAGTAAAACTTCGAGTGTTTGTGTTCAGAAAT AACCTGTGCATTGAGAATGCCTGCATTGCTGCACACGACAAAAATGGCCGCTTTGCAAATATGTTCATCATTGACAAGCTCTTGACACCCCCCATGGGAACCGTCATGGACGTCCTGAAGGCTGATGATCGCTTCAG cactttggttggCAACATTCAGAGAGCAGGCCTGACCGAGCTCCTGAACAAAAAAGGGAGCTACACCTTCTTCGCCCCCACCAATGCTGCCTTCAGTGCAATGCCCCCCGCCGACCTCAACAGACTCATGA GAGACCCCAAGGAGCTGGCAAACCTTCTCAAATACCACATTGGTGAAGATTTCCTGGTCAGCGGCGCTGTGACCTCACATACCAGAGTGACGCCCCTGACAGGAGATAAACTGGAGCTAGGCACT CGTAACTCCACTATATACGTGAACAGGGTGCCAGTTGTCGAGGCTGATCTGATGGCTACCAATGGAGTTGTTCATGCTGTTGGTGTAATCGTAAAACCACTGC CTCCTAAAATTCTGAGTGATCAGGCTGAAGGCTCAACAATCAGACGCACCTCTGCTGTGTGG gcTGGGTCTCAGGTAATAAAAAATG AAGATCTCTTCCAGAAGGTCCTGAGAAGCCAGAGCAGCAGAACAATGTCTCGTGTCCAGTAA
- the LOC128027319 gene encoding transforming growth factor-beta-induced protein ig-h3-like isoform X3 codes for MKRLTCWFALAVTLIATGFAVKTPYQAVLQHSRIRGRPHGPNVCAMQNIQGSDKKYFTNCKQWYHRKICGKPTVVSYECCPGYEKVIGEKGCPAALPLVNIYKTLGVVGASTTKMYSERANLQEEIEGPGSFTFFAPSNEAWAALPMEILDALVSNVNIELLNALHYHMINKRLTSDDLKHGTSFPSMYQDLDVHIHHYSNGIVTVNCARLVKTDQHATNGIVHVVDRVITAITNNVNSLIDTDDDLDTLRTAVAAAGLTNLLENEGSYTIFAPTNEAFEKIPPETLTRILGDPLALKDLLNYHIVKNLHCSESIVAGTPLETLQGTVLEVGCDGEEMTINGKAIVAQRDKLGTNGVIHYVNELLIPDSAKTLLELAEGSVVTTASKLFKDAGLTDHLIGSEAVTLLAPLNDAFKDKSLAMTPDMKKLLRNHILKEKFSSKSLYHGQELETLGGVKLRVFVFRNNLCIENACIAAHDKNGRFANMFIIDKLLTPPMGTVMDVLKADDRFSTLVGNIQRAGLTELLNKKGSYTFFAPTNAAFSAMPPADLNRLMRDPKELANLLKYHIGEDFLVSGAVTSHTRVTPLTGDKLELGTRNSTIYVNRVPVVEADLMATNGVVHAVGVIVKPLPPKILSDQAEGSTIRRTSAVWVSTS; via the exons ATGAAGCGCTTAACTTGTTGGTTTGCTCTGGCTGTCACCCTAATCGCGACAGGTTTCGCCGTGAAGACCCCGTATCAAGCGGTTCTTCAGCACAGCAGGATACGAGGAAGACCTCATGG CCCCAATGTTTGTGCTATGCAGAATATTCAAGGATCGGATAAGAAGTACTTCACCAACTGCAAGCAATGGTATCACCGCAAAATATGTGGCAAACCAAC GGTGGTCAGCTATGAGTGCTGTCCTGGTTATGAGAAGGTGATTGGAGAAAAAGGCTGTCCAGCAG CTTTACCTCTGGTGAACATCTATAAAACCCTGGGTGTGGTTGGAGCCAGTACTACCAAGATGTACTCTGAAAGAGCCAATTTGCAGGAGGAGATCGAAGGTCCCGGCAGCTTCACATTCTTTGCTCCAAGCAATGAGGCTTGGGCTGCACTTCCCATG GAAATTCTTGATGCCCTGGTGAGCAACGTCAACATTGAACTCCTCAACGCTCTGCACTATCACATGATCAACAAACGCTTGACGTCTGACGATCTTAAGCATGGCACGTCGTTCCCCTCCATGTACCAGGACTTGGATGTTCACATCCACCATTATTCTAATGGA ATTGTGACGGTGAACTGTGCAAGGCTTGTGAAGACAGACCAGCATGCCACCAATGGAATTGTGCATGTTGTTGACAGAGTCATAACAGCCATTACCAATAATGTCAACTCTTTGATTGACACCGATGATGACCTGGACACTCTGCGG ACGGCAGTTGCTGCAGCTGGTCTCACCAATCTTTTGGAGAATGAGGGTTCCTACACTATCTTTGCTCCAACCAATGAAGCCTTTGAGAAGATTCCTCCAGAAACACTGACCAGAATTTTGGGAGACCCGCTTGCTCTCAAAG ATCTGCTGAATTACCACATTGTTAAGAACTTGCACTGCTCTGAGTCCATTGTGGCTGGAACACCTCTGGAGACCCTGCAGGGAACAGTGCTCGAAGTCGGCTGCGACGGCGAAGAGATGACCATCAACGGCAAAGCCATCGTCGCGCAGAGAGATAAGCTTGGGACCAATGGAGTCATTCACTATGTCAATGAACTCCTCATACCTGACTCAG CCAAGACCCTCCTGGAGCTTGCAGAGGGATCAGTTGTTACGACAGCCTCCaagctttttaaagatgctggTCTTACTGATCATCTCATTGGCTCCGAGGCTGTGACTTTATTAGCTCCGCTGAACGATGCTTTTAAAG ACAAGAGTTTGGCCATGACACCCGACATGAAGAAACTGCTGAGAAACCACATTCTCAAGGAGAAGTTTTCCTCCAAGAGCCTTTACCATGGACAAGAGCTGGAGACCCTTGGTGGAGTAAAACTTCGAGTGTTTGTGTTCAGAAAT AACCTGTGCATTGAGAATGCCTGCATTGCTGCACACGACAAAAATGGCCGCTTTGCAAATATGTTCATCATTGACAAGCTCTTGACACCCCCCATGGGAACCGTCATGGACGTCCTGAAGGCTGATGATCGCTTCAG cactttggttggCAACATTCAGAGAGCAGGCCTGACCGAGCTCCTGAACAAAAAAGGGAGCTACACCTTCTTCGCCCCCACCAATGCTGCCTTCAGTGCAATGCCCCCCGCCGACCTCAACAGACTCATGA GAGACCCCAAGGAGCTGGCAAACCTTCTCAAATACCACATTGGTGAAGATTTCCTGGTCAGCGGCGCTGTGACCTCACATACCAGAGTGACGCCCCTGACAGGAGATAAACTGGAGCTAGGCACT CGTAACTCCACTATATACGTGAACAGGGTGCCAGTTGTCGAGGCTGATCTGATGGCTACCAATGGAGTTGTTCATGCTGTTGGTGTAATCGTAAAACCACTGC CTCCTAAAATTCTGAGTGATCAGGCTGAAGGCTCAACAATCAGACGCACCTCTGCTGTGTGGGTTAGTAcatcataa